The stretch of DNA tttgaaaaacttttatctttatttttcagAAATAATGTTGAACAGTGTAACAAAACATATTTTACACTGTTGTTTACTACTTGTTGTTATAATCATATTTGAATTGATTACCGGAGGACTTAGttggaataataataaaaaggaaacaTTTGATCCATGGATTGAATATGGATTTCTTGGCGCACTTATATTATATATCCTGCGAACACttacatttctttcttttccgcAAGTTTTATTTAACTTTGTAGGACTAATGATATACAATGCATTCCCAGATAAAGTTGTTTTAAAAGGTTCGCCATTACTTGCACCATTTATTTGTATTAGAATAGTAACACGTGGAGATTATCCACAATTAGTGAGAGCAAATGTAATAAGGAATTTAAACAGATGTCTAGAAACTGGTTTAGAAAACTTTCAAATTGAAGTAGTTAGTGATAAGCCAATTGGATTAAGCCCTCATAGAAGAATCAGAGAGGTCGTTGTGCCACCAAACTATCGTACAAGTAGTGGTGCTTTGTTCAAAGCCCGTGCTTTACAATATTGTTTAGAAAATTCAGTCAATGAGTTAGCAGATAACGATTGGATTGTACATCTTGATGAAGAAACTTTACTGACTGAAAATTCTGTTCGTGGGATATTGAATTTTGTACTGGATGGAAAACATCAATTTGGTCAAGGGTTAATAACATATGCAAATGAAGATGTTGTTAATTGGATTACT from Bombus affinis isolate iyBomAffi1 chromosome 3, iyBomAffi1.2, whole genome shotgun sequence encodes:
- the LOC126914520 gene encoding beta-1,4-mannosyltransferase egh isoform X2; this encodes MLNSVTKHILHCCLLLVVIIIFELITGGLSWNNNKKETFDPWIEYGFLGALILYILRTLTFLSFPQVLFNFVGLMIYNAFPDKVVLKGSPLLAPFICIRIVTRGDYPQLVRANVIRNLNRCLETGLENFQIEVVSDKPIGLSPHRRIREVVVPPNYRTSSGALFKARALQYCLENSVNELADNDWIVHLDEETLLTENSVRGILNFVLDGKHQFGQGLITYANEDVVNWITTLADSFRVADDMGKLRLQFTMFHKPFFSMKGSYVVTQMGAERQVSFNNGLDGSVAEDCFFAMKAFTQGYTFNFVDGEMWEKSPFTLWDFVQQRKRWLQGILLVVHSKAIPLNKKLLLGISCYSWVTLPLSTSNIVLAGIYPITCPPFIDFLCAFIGAVNIYMYVFGVVKSFSLYRFGIARFILCICGALSTIPFNLIIENVAVIWGLFGTKHKFYVVNKEYKPPVTV